A genome region from Mercenaria mercenaria strain notata chromosome 11, MADL_Memer_1, whole genome shotgun sequence includes the following:
- the LOC123532781 gene encoding leucine-rich repeat-containing protein 46-like isoform X2, translating to MCPETGPVRILFPNQYGRCYVEEKAVRLSLHLICKRHLPPDAQKWDQDKIVEALNKITHLRLDREKIGEIDSLELLGDQCTNLYLQSNRIEKIQNLECLKNLTFITLANNRIREIENLRHLRKLIFLDLSENQISKVDKDEIPSSLIILNLQGNPCTKYPNYRLNLIHDIPKLKQLDLCAITNSEKRGVGLDVPDDDDDGDDDGYDDDSEDLVDNTGQDNGHGKFESFQTMSLEMMLRSQGRAEDALREHKAHTSQLDDLRISWNVPPSSRSTSKSHVL from the exons atgtgtccggaaactggtccagTCCGGATACTTTTTCCAAACCAGTACGGAAGGTGTTATG TTGAAGAGAAGGCAGTAAGGTTATCACTTCATCTCATTTGTAAACGTCACTTACCACCAGATGCACAGAAATGGGACCAGGATAAAAT TGTGGAGGCATTGAACAAAATTACACATCTAAGATTGGACAGAGAAAAGATTGGAGAAATAGACAGCCTAGAGTTGCTGGGTGATCAGTGCACAAATCTCTACCTACAAAGT AATAGAATAGAAAAGATACAGAATTTGGAGTGCTTGAAAAATCTCACGTTTATTACACTTGCAAACAACAGAATTCGAGAAATAGAGAACCTGAGACATTTACGCAAACTAATATTCCTTGACTTGTCAGAAAACCAGATATCTAAAGTAGACAAAG atgaaattccttcaagttTGATCATTCTTAACCTGCAAGGAAATCCATGTACAAAATATCCAAATTACAG ATTAAACTTGATCCATGATATTCCAAAGTTAAAGCAGTTAGATTTATGTGCAATAACAAATTCAGAGAAGCGAGGAGTTGGACTAGATGTgccagatgatgatgatgatggtgatgatgatggttACGATGACGACAGTGAAGACCTAGTTGATAATACAGGACAGGATAATGGACATggaaagtttg agagttttcagacaatgtctttagAAATGATGTTGAGATCACAGGGGCGTGCGGAGGATGCTCTCAGAGAGCATAAAGCTCATACATCTCAACTAGACGACCTCAGAATCAGCTGGAATGTACCGCCTAGTTCAAGGTCAACTTCAAAGTCACATGTATTGTGA
- the LOC123532781 gene encoding leucine-rich repeat-containing protein 46-like isoform X3, with amino-acid sequence MLSSCPIKTEICFVNTLTVEEKAVRLSLHLICKRHLPPDAQKWDQDKIVEALNKITHLRLDREKIGEIDSLELLGDQCTNLYLQSNRIEKIQNLECLKNLTFITLANNRIREIENLRHLRKLIFLDLSENQISKVDKDEIPSSLIILNLQGNPCTKYPNYRLNLIHDIPKLKQLDLCAITNSEKRGVGLDVPDDDDDGDDDGYDDDSEDLVDNTGQDNGHGKFESFQTMSLEMMLRSQGRAEDALREHKAHTSQLDDLRISWNVPPSSRSTSKSHVL; translated from the exons atgctatcttcatgccccatTAAGAcagaaatttgttttgtaaacacactgacag TTGAAGAGAAGGCAGTAAGGTTATCACTTCATCTCATTTGTAAACGTCACTTACCACCAGATGCACAGAAATGGGACCAGGATAAAAT TGTGGAGGCATTGAACAAAATTACACATCTAAGATTGGACAGAGAAAAGATTGGAGAAATAGACAGCCTAGAGTTGCTGGGTGATCAGTGCACAAATCTCTACCTACAAAGT AATAGAATAGAAAAGATACAGAATTTGGAGTGCTTGAAAAATCTCACGTTTATTACACTTGCAAACAACAGAATTCGAGAAATAGAGAACCTGAGACATTTACGCAAACTAATATTCCTTGACTTGTCAGAAAACCAGATATCTAAAGTAGACAAAG atgaaattccttcaagttTGATCATTCTTAACCTGCAAGGAAATCCATGTACAAAATATCCAAATTACAG ATTAAACTTGATCCATGATATTCCAAAGTTAAAGCAGTTAGATTTATGTGCAATAACAAATTCAGAGAAGCGAGGAGTTGGACTAGATGTgccagatgatgatgatgatggtgatgatgatggttACGATGACGACAGTGAAGACCTAGTTGATAATACAGGACAGGATAATGGACATggaaagtttg agagttttcagacaatgtctttagAAATGATGTTGAGATCACAGGGGCGTGCGGAGGATGCTCTCAGAGAGCATAAAGCTCATACATCTCAACTAGACGACCTCAGAATCAGCTGGAATGTACCGCCTAGTTCAAGGTCAACTTCAAAGTCACATGTATTGTGA
- the LOC123532781 gene encoding leucine-rich repeat-containing protein 46-like isoform X1 translates to MNDLTLIHFTLCGSKNIVAKTGMVYFADKICRHYSLKEGFCRQHRIDLGVFGVLFTTDFGVLGTESSNSAFFTFVLCFIVSACFEFIGVSFTVEEKAVRLSLHLICKRHLPPDAQKWDQDKIVEALNKITHLRLDREKIGEIDSLELLGDQCTNLYLQSNRIEKIQNLECLKNLTFITLANNRIREIENLRHLRKLIFLDLSENQISKVDKDEIPSSLIILNLQGNPCTKYPNYRLNLIHDIPKLKQLDLCAITNSEKRGVGLDVPDDDDDGDDDGYDDDSEDLVDNTGQDNGHGKFESFQTMSLEMMLRSQGRAEDALREHKAHTSQLDDLRISWNVPPSSRSTSKSHVL, encoded by the exons ATGAACGATCTGACTTTAATACATTTTACCTTGTGCGGAAGCAAAAATATCGTCGCGAAAACTGGGATGGTATACTTTGCAGACAAGATCTGCAGACACTATTCACTTAAAGAAGGATTTTGCAGACAACATAG aattgatttagGTGTTTTTGGTGTACTGTTCACAACAGACTTTGGAGTGCTGGGCACTGAATCATCAAACAGCGCCTTTTTTACATTTGTGTTGTGTTTCATTGTGTCGGCATGTTTCGAATTCATTGGTGTTTCATTTACCG TTGAAGAGAAGGCAGTAAGGTTATCACTTCATCTCATTTGTAAACGTCACTTACCACCAGATGCACAGAAATGGGACCAGGATAAAAT TGTGGAGGCATTGAACAAAATTACACATCTAAGATTGGACAGAGAAAAGATTGGAGAAATAGACAGCCTAGAGTTGCTGGGTGATCAGTGCACAAATCTCTACCTACAAAGT AATAGAATAGAAAAGATACAGAATTTGGAGTGCTTGAAAAATCTCACGTTTATTACACTTGCAAACAACAGAATTCGAGAAATAGAGAACCTGAGACATTTACGCAAACTAATATTCCTTGACTTGTCAGAAAACCAGATATCTAAAGTAGACAAAG atgaaattccttcaagttTGATCATTCTTAACCTGCAAGGAAATCCATGTACAAAATATCCAAATTACAG ATTAAACTTGATCCATGATATTCCAAAGTTAAAGCAGTTAGATTTATGTGCAATAACAAATTCAGAGAAGCGAGGAGTTGGACTAGATGTgccagatgatgatgatgatggtgatgatgatggttACGATGACGACAGTGAAGACCTAGTTGATAATACAGGACAGGATAATGGACATggaaagtttg agagttttcagacaatgtctttagAAATGATGTTGAGATCACAGGGGCGTGCGGAGGATGCTCTCAGAGAGCATAAAGCTCATACATCTCAACTAGACGACCTCAGAATCAGCTGGAATGTACCGCCTAGTTCAAGGTCAACTTCAAAGTCACATGTATTGTGA
- the LOC123532781 gene encoding leucine-rich repeat-containing protein 46-like isoform X4 has protein sequence MEEYTEKQEFQVEEKAVRLSLHLICKRHLPPDAQKWDQDKIVEALNKITHLRLDREKIGEIDSLELLGDQCTNLYLQSNRIEKIQNLECLKNLTFITLANNRIREIENLRHLRKLIFLDLSENQISKVDKDEIPSSLIILNLQGNPCTKYPNYRLNLIHDIPKLKQLDLCAITNSEKRGVGLDVPDDDDDGDDDGYDDDSEDLVDNTGQDNGHGKFESFQTMSLEMMLRSQGRAEDALREHKAHTSQLDDLRISWNVPPSSRSTSKSHVL, from the exons ATGGAAGAATATACGGAAAAACAAGAATTTCAGG TTGAAGAGAAGGCAGTAAGGTTATCACTTCATCTCATTTGTAAACGTCACTTACCACCAGATGCACAGAAATGGGACCAGGATAAAAT TGTGGAGGCATTGAACAAAATTACACATCTAAGATTGGACAGAGAAAAGATTGGAGAAATAGACAGCCTAGAGTTGCTGGGTGATCAGTGCACAAATCTCTACCTACAAAGT AATAGAATAGAAAAGATACAGAATTTGGAGTGCTTGAAAAATCTCACGTTTATTACACTTGCAAACAACAGAATTCGAGAAATAGAGAACCTGAGACATTTACGCAAACTAATATTCCTTGACTTGTCAGAAAACCAGATATCTAAAGTAGACAAAG atgaaattccttcaagttTGATCATTCTTAACCTGCAAGGAAATCCATGTACAAAATATCCAAATTACAG ATTAAACTTGATCCATGATATTCCAAAGTTAAAGCAGTTAGATTTATGTGCAATAACAAATTCAGAGAAGCGAGGAGTTGGACTAGATGTgccagatgatgatgatgatggtgatgatgatggttACGATGACGACAGTGAAGACCTAGTTGATAATACAGGACAGGATAATGGACATggaaagtttg agagttttcagacaatgtctttagAAATGATGTTGAGATCACAGGGGCGTGCGGAGGATGCTCTCAGAGAGCATAAAGCTCATACATCTCAACTAGACGACCTCAGAATCAGCTGGAATGTACCGCCTAGTTCAAGGTCAACTTCAAAGTCACATGTATTGTGA